The DNA region TCATTCCGGGATGGTCCGAAGGACCAGACCCGGAATCTCGTTTCATCACCTCTGGATTCCGGGTTCGCGCTGCGCGCGCCCCGGAATGACGACTAGCCCGGAATCCCGATCCGCTTGATTTCCCAGTGTAGCTCGATTCCGGAATTGTGCTTCACGCGTTCGCGGACCGTCTCGCCCAACGCCTCGATGTCATGCCCGGTGGCGTTGCCGGTATTGATCAGGAAATTGCAGTGCAGCTCCGAGACCTGCGCGCCGCCGAGCTTGAGGCCGCGGCAACCGGCAGCGTCGATCAGCTTCCAGGCACTGTGGCCCGGCGGGTTCTTGAAGGTCGAGCCGCCGGTCTTCTCGCGGATCGGCTGTGCGGTCTCGCGATGGGCTTGCACCTCGTTCATGCGGATGCGGATTGCTTCCGCATCGGTGATGCTGCCGCGGAAGCGCGCCGAGGTGAAGATGATGGAGGGATCGACGCCGCTGCTGCGGTAGACGAACTTCATGTCGGCATTGGTGAAGTTGTGCTTGGCGCCGTCGCGGCCGATGCCGGTCGCCTCCACCAGCACATCCTTGGTCTCGCCGCCGTTGGCGCCAGCATTCATCCGCAGCGCACCGCCGACCGTGCCGGGAATGCCGAACAGGAATTCCATGCCGCCGATATTGGCGCCCGCTGCCGTCTCCGCCACGCGCTTGTCGAGCGCTGCGGCGCCGGCGGTGACGATATCATCGGCCGCGCTGGTCTCGCCGAACGCCCGCGGCGCCAGCCGGATCACCACCCCCGGCAGGCCGCCATCGCGCACGATCAGGTTGGAGCCGACACCGACGACATAGACCGGCCACTCCTGCGGCAGGTGCTTGAGGAAGTATGCGAGATCATCCTCATCCGCCGGCGTGAACAAAACCTGCGCCGGCCCGCCGACCCGAAACCAGGTCAGCTCCGAAAGCCGCTGATTGGCCAGCAACCGCCCGCGCAGCTCCGGCATCGCGGCTTTCAGATCAGGCGTGATGTCGGGGAAGGTCATGCCAACTCACCCAGTCCGTCATGGCCGGGCTTGTCCCGGCCATCCACGTCTTGCAATATCTCCGCATGGCAGGTGGGTACGTCTATTTTCTGACCAACCGTCCGAACGGCATCCTGTATGTCGGAGTGACGAGCGATCTTGTCCGCCGAATATTCGAGCATCGGTCCGGATTCGTTGATGGCTTCACCAAGCGGTATGGTTTGAAGCGGCTGGTCTACTTTGAGCAGTTTGACGACATTCGCGATGCCATTCAGCGCGAACACAACATCAAGCATTGGCCGCGCGCATGGAAGGTCCGCAAGATTGTCGTGGCGAACCCGAATTGGGACGATCTCTTCGACACCATCACACAGTAAAGACGTGGATGGCCGGGACAAGCCCGGCCATGACGAGGAGAGAGACCGCACGGCCATCACCCCAGCGCCTTCAATTCGTCCGGCAGCGCGTAGGCCCATTGCGTGATGTTGCCGGCGCCGAGGCAGACGACGAGGTCGCCGGGCTTTGCAATGCCGTGCACGATGTTCGCGAGCTTGCTCGTGTCAGGCAGCGGGATGACGTTGCGATGGCCGTGGGCGCGCAGGCCGGCGGCGAAATGGTCGCGGTCGATGCCCGGGATCGGCGG from Bradyrhizobium genosp. L includes:
- the murB gene encoding UDP-N-acetylmuramate dehydrogenase — its product is MTFPDITPDLKAAMPELRGRLLANQRLSELTWFRVGGPAQVLFTPADEDDLAYFLKHLPQEWPVYVVGVGSNLIVRDGGLPGVVIRLAPRAFGETSAADDIVTAGAAALDKRVAETAAGANIGGMEFLFGIPGTVGGALRMNAGANGGETKDVLVEATGIGRDGAKHNFTNADMKFVYRSSGVDPSIIFTSARFRGSITDAEAIRIRMNEVQAHRETAQPIREKTGGSTFKNPPGHSAWKLIDAAGCRGLKLGGAQVSELHCNFLINTGNATGHDIEALGETVRERVKHNSGIELHWEIKRIGIPG
- a CDS encoding GIY-YIG nuclease family protein encodes the protein MAGLVPAIHVLQYLRMAGGYVYFLTNRPNGILYVGVTSDLVRRIFEHRSGFVDGFTKRYGLKRLVYFEQFDDIRDAIQREHNIKHWPRAWKVRKIVVANPNWDDLFDTITQ